A part of Deltaproteobacteria bacterium genomic DNA contains:
- a CDS encoding UbiX family flavin prenyltransferase, giving the protein MKIACGITGASGMPYAVRLIEFLAQTENEIYVVISKWGKKIIKLEMNKEWEEITAGFKGKIYNFEDDDLFSPLASGSFGIEKTIIMPCSMKTLSAIAHGFSQNLIERMADVSIKENKMLILSPREMPFSPIHLENMLKLSKIGVKIAPPIPAFYHHPENIEDITDFVVGKILDILKIEHSLFRRWHGNPAL; this is encoded by the coding sequence ATGAAGATTGCCTGCGGTATAACAGGAGCCAGCGGCATGCCTTATGCCGTAAGACTAATAGAATTTTTAGCTCAAACAGAAAATGAGATTTATGTGGTCATATCAAAATGGGGAAAGAAAATTATAAAGTTGGAGATGAACAAAGAATGGGAAGAGATAACTGCCGGATTTAAAGGAAAAATCTATAATTTTGAAGATGATGATCTGTTTTCACCGCTGGCCAGCGGTTCTTTCGGTATAGAAAAAACAATAATTATGCCCTGTTCTATGAAGACACTATCCGCTATTGCACACGGTTTTTCCCAAAACTTAATAGAAAGAATGGCTGATGTATCCATAAAGGAAAACAAAATGCTGATCTTAAGCCCCAGAGAGATGCCCTTTTCTCCCATCCACTTAGAAAATATGCTGAAATTAAGTAAAATAGGTGTAAAGATTGCACCCCCTATTCCTGCTTTTTACCATCATCCAGAAAATATAGAGGACATAACAGATTTCGTAGTGGGCAAAATATTGGATATATTGAAGATAGAACACAGCCTCTTTCGGAGATGGCATGGCAATCCAGCCCTTTAA